The following proteins are encoded in a genomic region of Desulfosporosinus youngiae DSM 17734:
- a CDS encoding two-component system sensor histidine kinase NtrB, with translation MLNNESPAQNHARALFDLMVIGLAVAGLTIIHYTNYHYSVDYHILLQFAYYLPVIYAAMRFGPAGGILSSFVITLLFIPLMTHFQEALTPAAKYTQWVEVGLINVIGWLTGFLTEEERKAKRKYLLALTVQKELVEKLKREGQERERLEGEIRQTERITALGHMSAGLAHEIRNPLGIMKVSIQMLAQEKCDDGVVSEYCRVLLEECERLNRLLSEFLSFARPKELMPERIELGKLLAEGVSLIQPALLQNQIKLEQVPSQADLQEVDVDPDKLKQVILNILLNAIDAQGQGGVIRLKGIQQDGFAGFAVSDEGPGIPPEAMPYIYDPFFTTKERGTGLGLSVVHRIIDLHGGKISIMNGSERGVQVKILLPLV, from the coding sequence TTGCTGAATAATGAATCCCCGGCGCAAAATCATGCCAGGGCTCTCTTTGATCTTATGGTAATTGGGCTGGCTGTGGCGGGTTTGACGATCATACACTATACGAATTATCATTATAGTGTGGATTATCATATTCTCCTGCAATTCGCCTATTATCTCCCGGTGATTTATGCCGCCATGCGTTTTGGACCTGCAGGAGGAATCCTTTCGAGCTTTGTGATCACGCTGCTTTTCATACCGCTCATGACGCATTTTCAGGAGGCTTTGACACCGGCGGCTAAATACACACAGTGGGTAGAAGTCGGCTTAATTAACGTAATCGGCTGGTTAACAGGATTTTTAACAGAAGAGGAGCGGAAGGCGAAACGCAAATACCTGCTCGCTTTAACGGTACAAAAGGAATTAGTGGAGAAGTTAAAGAGAGAAGGACAGGAACGTGAACGATTAGAAGGGGAGATTCGGCAAACCGAACGGATAACCGCACTAGGGCATATGAGTGCCGGTTTGGCTCATGAAATACGCAATCCCTTGGGAATAATGAAAGTGAGTATCCAAATGCTGGCCCAGGAGAAATGTGATGATGGAGTCGTTTCGGAATATTGCCGGGTACTTCTGGAAGAATGTGAACGATTAAACCGGTTATTGAGTGAGTTTCTTTCCTTTGCCCGGCCAAAAGAACTGATGCCGGAACGGATTGAGTTGGGAAAACTCTTGGCTGAAGGAGTTTCTTTAATTCAGCCTGCCCTGCTTCAAAATCAGATTAAGTTAGAGCAAGTGCCAAGCCAGGCTGACTTGCAAGAAGTTGACGTGGACCCGGACAAACTTAAGCAGGTTATACTTAATATCTTATTGAATGCTATCGATGCCCAAGGACAAGGCGGTGTGATTAGGCTTAAGGGAATTCAGCAAGATGGCTTTGCAGGCTTCGCTGTAAGTGATGAGGGACCCGGTATTCCGCCGGAGGCCATGCCCTACATTTATGACCCGTTTTTTACGACGAAGGAAAGGGGGACTGGGTTAGGGTTATCCGTTGTACACCGCATCATTGATCTGCACGGGGGAAAGATATCCATCATGAATGGCAGCGAGAGAGGGGTTCAGGTGAAAATTCTGCTGCCTTTGGTTTAA
- a CDS encoding radical SAM protein — MVDLEQNAYSLETNDWIKRGWEIRTNNFPPEIYFDYPTKTESVSLTGTSCSLNCAHCGGHYLKGMTDIKELNPQSDTELAFSSALISGGCTVDGKVPFWNRLDLLHELKNRKVRLNFHVGLIDEQESQLLKGLADVVSFDFIGDEDTIREVYGLKHTLEDYIRVYRDLRKHVKLIPHLTIGLKGGIWSGEEKALAMLETIGLDGLVFNVFIPTPGTRYSDRTPPDLEEVILFLAKARVRLPKTPLALGCMRPKGSYRQKLDEAAVALGINRIVIPTPRARQLVEEKGLTIKRGEECCAL, encoded by the coding sequence ATGGTTGATTTGGAGCAGAATGCTTATTCATTGGAGACAAATGACTGGATTAAAAGGGGCTGGGAAATACGCACAAATAATTTCCCGCCTGAGATATACTTTGATTATCCGACCAAAACAGAAAGCGTAAGTTTGACTGGTACGTCTTGTTCTCTTAATTGCGCCCATTGCGGCGGTCATTATCTTAAAGGAATGACCGATATAAAAGAGCTGAACCCCCAATCAGATACGGAGCTTGCCTTTTCCAGCGCTTTAATCAGCGGCGGATGTACAGTGGATGGCAAGGTTCCTTTTTGGAACCGCTTAGACCTTTTACATGAACTGAAGAATAGGAAGGTGCGGTTAAATTTTCACGTAGGGCTTATTGACGAGCAGGAGTCTCAACTTCTAAAAGGGCTGGCAGATGTGGTTTCGTTTGATTTTATTGGAGATGAAGATACGATTCGTGAAGTATACGGTCTCAAACATACATTAGAGGATTATATTCGAGTTTACCGGGATTTGCGTAAGCATGTGAAGCTTATTCCCCATTTAACGATTGGGTTAAAGGGAGGAATTTGGAGCGGAGAGGAAAAGGCCTTGGCTATGCTTGAGACTATTGGCTTGGATGGGCTGGTATTTAATGTGTTTATTCCAACCCCAGGCACTCGTTACTCTGACCGGACCCCCCCGGATTTAGAAGAGGTCATCCTCTTTCTTGCCAAAGCGAGGGTGCGCTTGCCAAAAACTCCTCTGGCATTGGGCTGTATGCGCCCTAAAGGGAGTTACCGCCAAAAGCTTGATGAGGCTGCGGTAGCGTTGGGAATTAACAGAATTGTGATACCTACTCCCAGAGCCCGGCAATTAGTCGAAGAAAAAGGATTGACTATCAAACGAGGAGAGGAATGTTGTGCTCTATGA
- a CDS encoding radical SAM protein, producing MIRCSAGTAKVLGLNNIKTDALPTTAYLMVGEHCKFNCAFCAQARQSKSRTDLLSRVVWPEFHEHEVLQGLQIPEAQRGLQRVCFQVVQDGKALEEAKSFVKTIKNESPDMPICVSAGPRSLAEIEDLLKHGVDRVSLALDAATPQVFAQAKDGSWESRYRLLLEAAGKFPGHIGTHLIVGLGETEEDMVKIIQDMYDKGITVALFAFTPVKGTRMEKAKKPDLDHYRRVQAAHYLIRQNYARSDEFVFRTGKLVSFGLPFDQLWDYLSKGEAFQTSGCSGCNRPYYNESPREELYNYPRPLTPEEVKRCWQELVASLDK from the coding sequence ATGATTCGTTGTTCAGCAGGAACCGCTAAAGTATTGGGTCTAAATAACATAAAAACGGATGCTTTGCCAACAACGGCCTACCTGATGGTGGGAGAACATTGTAAGTTCAATTGTGCTTTTTGTGCACAAGCCCGCCAGAGCAAGTCGAGGACTGACTTGCTTTCCAGAGTGGTTTGGCCGGAATTCCATGAACATGAGGTTCTGCAGGGTTTGCAGATACCTGAAGCCCAAAGGGGCTTGCAGAGGGTTTGCTTTCAGGTTGTCCAGGACGGCAAGGCCTTAGAGGAGGCTAAAAGCTTCGTTAAAACGATCAAGAATGAGAGCCCTGATATGCCGATTTGTGTTTCTGCAGGGCCGCGAAGCCTCGCTGAGATTGAAGATTTGCTTAAGCATGGCGTTGACCGTGTAAGTTTAGCACTTGACGCTGCTACTCCCCAGGTTTTTGCCCAGGCTAAAGATGGATCATGGGAAAGTCGCTATCGATTGCTATTAGAAGCCGCGGGTAAGTTCCCCGGGCATATCGGCACCCATCTGATCGTTGGGCTGGGAGAAACGGAAGAAGACATGGTCAAAATCATACAAGATATGTATGACAAAGGAATCACTGTAGCCTTGTTTGCATTTACACCTGTCAAAGGGACTCGTATGGAAAAAGCAAAGAAACCGGATTTGGACCATTATCGCCGCGTACAGGCTGCTCATTACCTGATCCGCCAAAACTATGCACGATCAGATGAGTTCGTTTTTCGTACAGGCAAACTTGTGAGCTTTGGCCTGCCTTTCGATCAGCTTTGGGATTATCTCTCAAAGGGTGAGGCGTTCCAAACCTCAGGTTGTTCAGGATGCAACCGGCCCTATTATAATGAATCTCCCCGGGAGGAACTCTATAACTACCCGAGACCGCTTACCCCTGAAGAAGTAAAACGATGCTGGCAGGAACTCGTTGCTAGCTTAGATAAGTAG
- a CDS encoding lipoate--protein ligase family protein — protein sequence MKTWRYLPYSVFTGAENMAIDEAIMEIMKETKNSEPVLRFYGWQPAALSLGYAQSYAKEVDAEACLQANIDVVRRPTGGRAVLHQYELTYSVIVPESEEHVKGTIIESYLTISQALLKGLNAVGVPAEIVAQANSLHPGTAACFDAPSWYELVVEGKKLVGSAQMRREGMILQHGSIILHFDSELLFKLLKLPNEEVRRRLLKNFKAKACALDEVWTRPVTIDELEGEICSGFKEIMGIDLVRSVLTEKENLRAEQLVGKYNSQEWTMKR from the coding sequence ATGAAAACATGGAGGTATTTACCTTATTCAGTTTTTACCGGCGCTGAGAATATGGCGATCGATGAAGCTATTATGGAGATTATGAAAGAAACCAAAAATAGTGAACCAGTTCTGCGTTTTTATGGTTGGCAGCCTGCCGCTCTGTCCCTGGGTTATGCTCAAAGTTATGCCAAAGAAGTGGATGCGGAGGCCTGCCTTCAAGCCAATATTGATGTTGTACGGAGGCCTACGGGCGGCAGAGCTGTGTTGCATCAGTATGAACTAACCTATAGTGTCATTGTGCCGGAGTCTGAAGAGCATGTTAAGGGAACAATCATTGAATCCTATCTAACAATAAGTCAGGCCCTGTTAAAAGGACTGAATGCGGTGGGAGTACCGGCCGAAATCGTTGCCCAGGCAAATTCCCTGCACCCCGGAACAGCAGCCTGTTTTGATGCTCCTTCGTGGTATGAACTTGTTGTAGAAGGAAAGAAGCTTGTGGGAAGTGCTCAGATGCGCAGAGAGGGAATGATCTTGCAGCACGGTTCGATTATTCTACATTTTGATTCGGAACTTCTCTTCAAACTCTTAAAACTTCCAAACGAAGAAGTCCGCCGGAGGCTGTTAAAGAACTTTAAGGCTAAGGCCTGTGCCCTGGATGAAGTGTGGACAAGACCAGTGACAATAGACGAACTGGAAGGAGAAATATGTTCAGGATTTAAAGAAATTATGGGTATAGACCTGGTTAGGTCTGTTCTGACCGAGAAAGAGAACCTTAGAGCAGAGCAGTTAGTTGGCAAATACAACTCACAGGAGTGGACAATGAAACGGTGA
- a CDS encoding C40 family peptidase — translation MQLSPILSNLNQSFRSTLQKVSWKSPRVIAGLSITIILTGGLTHYFTTTTSAAEVIVNGQQIGLVQNVNSGKNLVETILKEQGEPFGLTAETHDEITYKRIRVKDDVYLESSLNEDELKGKLTFYFEGYKVEADGSIIAYLPSKEDSDKLLKDYEEYFVKPSDENKVTSVNFAEKVNVELAEVPPEQMKKPDEAYKMLIDGKITTKDYTVQANDSWWLIARKNDMLTDEVLAGNPGTNKDTKLQPDQIIKLVSTTPYLTVVSEGTYSGTETIPYDVVTKTDTSLKAGQTKVVEQGSNGSKLVTYSYVQKNGIDVTKQVLDEKVVQAPVNQVIAKGPNNKPVTVASAVSRGSSGTSSSGLVNRALSLQGTSYVFGGTSQKGFDCSGFTKYVYASSGISLPRTSYAQFASGSAVSKNNLQSGDLVFFSTYAKGASHVGIYIGGGRFVHASNPSSGVKTSSLSDSFYSSRYLGARRY, via the coding sequence ATGCAGTTGTCTCCAATCCTGTCCAATCTCAACCAGTCCTTTCGTAGCACTCTTCAGAAAGTTTCATGGAAGTCTCCCCGAGTTATCGCGGGCTTATCTATAACCATTATCTTAACTGGAGGATTGACCCATTATTTTACGACAACAACTTCTGCGGCGGAAGTTATCGTTAACGGTCAGCAAATTGGTTTAGTTCAAAATGTTAATTCAGGCAAAAACCTTGTGGAAACCATTTTAAAGGAGCAAGGTGAACCCTTTGGACTTACAGCCGAAACCCATGACGAAATCACGTACAAACGTATCCGGGTAAAAGACGATGTCTATCTTGAATCCAGTTTGAACGAAGACGAGCTAAAAGGCAAATTAACCTTTTATTTTGAAGGTTATAAGGTAGAGGCCGATGGCTCGATTATTGCGTATTTACCCAGCAAAGAAGATTCCGATAAGCTTCTTAAAGACTACGAAGAGTATTTCGTAAAACCCAGTGATGAAAACAAGGTGACTTCCGTTAATTTTGCCGAAAAGGTCAATGTTGAATTGGCAGAAGTCCCGCCGGAACAAATGAAAAAACCGGATGAAGCCTATAAAATGTTAATAGATGGTAAAATAACCACCAAGGATTATACCGTCCAAGCTAATGATTCATGGTGGCTTATTGCCCGTAAAAATGATATGTTGACAGACGAAGTATTAGCCGGCAATCCAGGAACAAATAAAGATACAAAATTGCAGCCAGACCAAATAATTAAGCTTGTCTCGACGACACCCTATCTTACAGTTGTGAGTGAGGGTACCTATTCGGGTACTGAAACCATTCCTTATGATGTGGTCACAAAAACTGATACCAGTCTGAAGGCCGGGCAAACAAAGGTTGTTGAACAAGGCAGCAACGGTTCAAAACTGGTTACCTATTCCTATGTACAAAAGAATGGAATCGACGTTACTAAGCAGGTACTAGATGAAAAAGTCGTTCAAGCTCCTGTCAATCAAGTCATTGCTAAAGGCCCCAATAACAAGCCGGTCACTGTAGCTTCAGCCGTCTCCCGCGGAAGCAGCGGCACGTCTTCTTCAGGCCTCGTCAATCGAGCACTCAGCCTACAGGGCACGTCCTATGTTTTTGGCGGAACATCTCAAAAAGGCTTTGACTGTTCAGGGTTTACCAAGTATGTTTATGCGAGTTCAGGGATATCCCTTCCCCGTACATCCTATGCACAATTCGCCTCCGGTAGCGCAGTCAGTAAAAACAACCTCCAATCCGGTGATTTAGTCTTTTTCTCAACCTATGCTAAGGGGGCATCCCATGTAGGAATTTATATTGGCGGAGGACGTTTTGTTCACGCTAGTAATCCCAGCAGTGGTGTTAAAACCTCCAGCCTCAGTGATAGTTTTTATTCCTCCCGCTATCTCGGAGCACGCAGATATTAA
- a CDS encoding lysophospholipid acyltransferase family protein, with product MIRTILWFTYFWLYLIAIQPKLIRVKRLEKMGKTSEHDELTNQTAKKWARSLVKLAGVKVVTKGEEHIPAGPILFVSNHQGNFDIPILIGYIDKPKAFIAKIELQKLPIIQTWMTHLKCVFMDRSDIRQSLKVINQAADHLKNGYSMVIFPEGTRSKGKALGEFKPGSLKLALKAGVPIVPVAIQGSYRIMEENGFRIKPAHVEISIFDPIPTAGLSKEQAAELPERVRRIIEQGLSG from the coding sequence ATGATAAGAACAATTCTGTGGTTTACATACTTTTGGCTATACCTTATAGCCATTCAGCCGAAACTCATACGAGTTAAACGATTAGAAAAGATGGGCAAAACCAGCGAACACGACGAACTCACTAACCAAACGGCCAAGAAATGGGCCCGGTCTCTTGTTAAGCTTGCCGGAGTTAAGGTTGTGACTAAAGGGGAAGAGCATATCCCTGCCGGACCAATTCTTTTTGTAAGCAACCACCAGGGAAATTTTGATATCCCTATTCTTATCGGTTATATCGACAAGCCAAAGGCCTTTATTGCCAAAATTGAGCTGCAAAAATTACCGATCATTCAAACTTGGATGACTCATTTGAAATGTGTTTTTATGGACCGTTCTGATATTCGCCAATCTCTTAAAGTCATTAACCAAGCAGCGGATCATCTGAAGAATGGTTATTCCATGGTCATTTTCCCTGAGGGTACCCGAAGCAAAGGTAAGGCTCTGGGGGAATTTAAACCTGGAAGCCTGAAGTTGGCATTAAAGGCCGGAGTCCCGATTGTTCCGGTTGCAATTCAAGGTTCTTACAGGATAATGGAAGAAAACGGTTTTAGGATTAAGCCAGCTCATGTCGAGATTTCAATTTTTGACCCCATCCCAACTGCCGGGTTATCTAAGGAACAAGCGGCGGAATTACCCGAACGAGTGAGAAGAATTATTGAACAGGGTTTATCGGGGTGA
- a CDS encoding class I SAM-dependent methyltransferase — translation MSNVKEIRKNFGQRALDYRLSSTHSNPSDLDRMIKLLKPSADNIALDVATGGGHTAIALAKSVKQVAAIDVTPEMLAEAKIASDQEGLSNLTFKAENVHNLTFADHQFDIVASRFAIHHFDDVKIALQEMCRVLKPGGKLYILDCSVLDGEEPEREINRIELLRDSSHQYSYSPRLWQQLLKELPLTIDQASLIKDQYELPEWYDRMGTDLHNREVIVQILNNLSAESKTGYPFGDDYITAYRFELLATKH, via the coding sequence ATGAGCAATGTGAAGGAAATCAGAAAGAACTTTGGACAAAGAGCTTTGGATTATAGATTAAGTTCCACTCACTCAAATCCATCGGATCTGGATAGAATGATTAAATTGCTAAAGCCTTCGGCAGACAATATTGCCTTAGATGTTGCCACAGGAGGAGGGCATACGGCTATTGCCTTGGCTAAATCCGTGAAACAGGTGGCGGCCATTGATGTTACTCCGGAAATGTTAGCGGAGGCGAAGATAGCGTCAGATCAGGAAGGGCTTAGCAACCTAACCTTTAAGGCGGAAAATGTACATAATTTAACCTTTGCAGATCATCAATTTGATATCGTTGCCTCAAGATTTGCTATTCATCATTTTGACGATGTAAAAATTGCTCTTCAAGAAATGTGCAGGGTATTAAAGCCTGGAGGGAAGCTTTATATTCTGGATTGTTCAGTTCTTGATGGGGAGGAGCCGGAGAGGGAAATCAATCGTATTGAGTTACTGAGAGATAGTTCACACCAGTATTCTTATTCGCCACGTTTATGGCAGCAGCTGTTAAAGGAACTGCCCTTGACCATAGATCAGGCTTCCCTGATAAAAGATCAGTATGAATTACCAGAGTGGTATGACAGAATGGGGACTGACCTGCATAATAGAGAAGTGATCGTTCAAATCCTCAACAATTTATCCGCAGAGAGTAAGACAGGCTATCCTTTTGGAGATGATTACATAACAGCGTACCGTTTTGAACTATTAGCAACTAAACATTAA
- a CDS encoding RNA polymerase sigma factor, which translates to MENESIQLIKRAKLGDKEALIELIMREKQDYYRLAYIFMKDNDDALDVMEDMILKVYENLKKLKDDNAFYSWSKSILVNCCRNNLKRRKRVILMRNIPEGSYEDIFHITDEQLYIEKHWGSLNQKYQEVLKLRYYLDMDYASIAAILKIPLGTVKSRIHAGLQKLKQSMGVSNG; encoded by the coding sequence TTGGAAAACGAATCTATTCAGTTGATAAAACGAGCAAAACTGGGGGACAAAGAGGCATTAATTGAACTCATTATGCGTGAGAAACAAGATTATTATCGTCTCGCTTATATTTTCATGAAGGATAATGATGATGCATTAGATGTCATGGAAGATATGATTCTTAAAGTCTATGAGAATCTTAAAAAGCTGAAAGATGATAACGCTTTTTATAGCTGGAGCAAGTCGATCCTAGTAAATTGTTGCAGGAATAACTTAAAGAGGAGAAAGAGGGTCATCTTAATGAGGAATATTCCTGAAGGCTCTTATGAAGATATATTTCATATAACGGATGAACAGTTATATATTGAAAAACACTGGGGAAGCCTCAATCAAAAATACCAGGAAGTCCTAAAATTGAGATATTACCTTGATATGGATTATGCATCTATAGCTGCAATCTTAAAGATCCCCTTAGGTACCGTAAAATCACGAATTCACGCTGGGCTGCAAAAATTAAAGCAAAGCATGGGAGTGAGTAACGGATGA
- a CDS encoding DUF4179 domain-containing protein produces the protein MNDIEDILRVKKTRIDQIEVPEELEGRLRNALNKKKHVTRGRRFRVYGAAAAIVAMLLSFNYEVIAYYSKQLLGYDQVMNGSLRQLSELGKGQPVGQSFTFDNGVTVTVDYVMLDDNQLLLFYSIKDPSGHVDENKISPFMYLTAFWGEYHHQNSQGIINEEKTEIKYLSSFEPPKPFEKSLTLNFSQTDQGREVPAEINFTLNRTTAMGHTLKKSLNAKIEVGKAQIKIESILASPTKTVIEGSIQSLFELVKDQLSGERIRPKDFTLKLIANGKEVPVQGSGMSTDLNGITFHSDYDPLPPDLKQLQLELVRFGADHDVNQRYRLNKADDDKKQGLDILGQIVEINKIETFQGETHITISSAETLILSQVYLIIDGKKVSLEETIENNYDKLQDGSIIHTRTLRFLGTGNDLVMDVQRMAYSEDYYEVLEIPIF, from the coding sequence ATGAACGATATAGAGGATATTCTAAGAGTGAAAAAAACACGAATTGATCAAATTGAAGTTCCGGAAGAGTTGGAAGGACGGCTTCGCAATGCTTTAAACAAGAAAAAACACGTTACAAGGGGAAGAAGATTCAGAGTATATGGAGCTGCCGCTGCCATAGTTGCCATGCTATTATCGTTTAACTATGAGGTGATTGCCTATTATAGTAAACAACTATTAGGGTATGATCAGGTCATGAATGGTTCACTAAGGCAATTAAGTGAACTTGGCAAAGGACAACCCGTAGGTCAGAGCTTTACATTTGATAATGGCGTCACAGTGACAGTGGATTACGTAATGTTAGATGATAACCAGCTTTTGTTGTTTTATAGCATTAAAGATCCCTCAGGACACGTTGATGAGAACAAAATTTCTCCTTTTATGTACTTAACAGCCTTTTGGGGAGAGTACCATCATCAGAATTCCCAAGGAATTATTAATGAGGAAAAAACGGAAATTAAATATCTCTCCAGTTTTGAGCCGCCAAAGCCTTTTGAGAAAAGCTTAACCTTAAACTTTTCGCAGACAGATCAAGGAAGAGAGGTGCCTGCAGAGATTAACTTTACTTTAAATAGAACGACAGCCATGGGACACACTTTGAAAAAGAGTCTGAATGCAAAGATTGAAGTTGGTAAAGCTCAAATAAAGATTGAGTCGATTCTTGCATCTCCTACAAAAACTGTGATCGAAGGGTCCATCCAGAGCCTTTTCGAGTTAGTGAAAGATCAGCTTAGTGGAGAGAGGATTCGGCCAAAGGATTTTACATTAAAGCTTATTGCTAATGGAAAGGAAGTTCCGGTACAAGGAAGCGGTATGAGTACAGACTTAAATGGGATTACGTTTCACAGTGATTATGATCCTTTACCTCCGGATTTAAAGCAACTCCAACTCGAACTGGTGAGATTTGGAGCTGATCACGATGTAAATCAACGGTATAGGTTAAACAAAGCTGACGATGATAAAAAACAGGGGTTAGATATTCTAGGGCAAATAGTAGAGATCAACAAAATTGAAACCTTTCAGGGAGAAACGCATATTACCATTAGCAGCGCAGAAACCCTTATCTTAAGTCAGGTGTATTTGATAATTGATGGAAAGAAAGTTTCTCTGGAAGAAACCATTGAAAACAATTACGATAAGCTCCAGGATGGCAGCATCATTCATACTAGAACGCTGCGTTTTTTAGGCACGGGGAATGATTTAGTGATGGATGTCCAAAGGATGGCCTACTCCGAAGATTATTATGAAGTGCTTGAGATTCCTATCTTTTAA
- a CDS encoding NAD(P)/FAD-dependent oxidoreductase has product MNVSIEQQAKSDIIIIGAGIIGLSIAYHLLEIEPKLSITVLEKEKILGLGSTGKCTGGIRYQLSSPLLRRLSFLSREFFHNFESVFDVPIWYREKGYLMLASNEALWNQLQVTNGQAEAEGIPMRLLNQDELLRNYPFLNKDRFRGGTFCPWDAYADPYAVLAALYAAVRRQGVDIHFDREALKIIIKGDTIKGVETTQGTIWSPLIVNAAGPYAARFAAMGGVTLPVQPFRRQVYVCTNPKDVPKNSPSIIDLASGFYLHQEASGKTVLLGGTDQDTWPGLEEVVDKSVAEGFFEAAMETIPSAIDIKWLRTYTGICEQTPDFHPIIGEASGLKGLFFANGFSGNGFMHAPAAGRIMADLVLKGGTKWMDVSPFHPDRFARGCPLGSNS; this is encoded by the coding sequence ATGAATGTAAGTATTGAACAACAAGCTAAATCAGATATCATAATTATTGGGGCAGGTATTATTGGATTAAGTATTGCTTATCATCTTTTGGAGATCGAGCCTAAATTATCGATCACCGTATTGGAAAAGGAGAAAATACTGGGTCTTGGCTCCACTGGCAAGTGCACCGGAGGTATTCGCTACCAATTGAGCAGTCCTCTGCTTCGGCGTCTGAGTTTTCTAAGTAGAGAGTTTTTTCATAATTTCGAATCAGTTTTTGATGTTCCAATTTGGTATCGGGAAAAGGGTTATTTAATGCTGGCTTCAAATGAAGCTTTGTGGAACCAGCTACAAGTGACAAATGGCCAAGCCGAGGCAGAGGGCATACCTATGAGACTCTTGAACCAGGATGAGCTATTGCGAAATTACCCATTTCTCAATAAAGATCGTTTCCGGGGAGGAACATTTTGCCCATGGGATGCCTACGCAGACCCCTATGCCGTTTTGGCTGCGCTTTATGCAGCGGTACGCCGCCAAGGGGTTGATATCCATTTTGACCGGGAAGCACTCAAAATCATCATTAAGGGAGATACTATTAAAGGTGTTGAAACCACGCAAGGGACCATTTGGAGTCCTCTCATAGTCAATGCAGCTGGTCCATATGCAGCTCGATTCGCAGCAATGGGAGGGGTGACACTGCCTGTACAACCCTTCCGACGTCAGGTTTATGTCTGCACTAATCCTAAAGATGTGCCGAAAAATAGTCCTTCGATCATCGATCTGGCCTCCGGGTTTTATTTACATCAGGAGGCAAGCGGCAAGACGGTCTTGTTGGGGGGGACGGATCAAGACACATGGCCCGGCTTGGAAGAAGTGGTGGATAAATCTGTAGCTGAGGGTTTCTTTGAGGCGGCAATGGAGACAATTCCCTCTGCCATCGATATTAAATGGCTGCGCACATATACAGGGATTTGTGAACAAACGCCTGACTTTCACCCGATTATCGGAGAGGCATCAGGATTAAAAGGATTATTTTTTGCTAATGGGTTCAGCGGCAACGGCTTTATGCATGCTCCCGCGGCTGGACGAATCATGGCTGACTTGGTTCTAAAGGGCGGAACCAAGTGGATGGACGTAAGTCCATTTCATCCTGACCGATTTGCGCGAGGATGCCCTTTAGGGTCTAATAGTTAG
- a CDS encoding class I SAM-dependent methyltransferase: MGFKRVVFREKNIFINAVEISKGICKSKLNHGDTAVDCTMGNGNDTAFLCDLVGDNGRVYAFDIQDDAIRNTRKRLQELKFHERAQLILDGHENIDKYIKENVRLIIFNLGYLPKGDHNITTKKETTIKAVEKCLGILEHNGIILLIIYPGHENGRLEKEVLETFTSTLSQKEYNVVRISFANQVNNPPELICIEKVCLK; this comes from the coding sequence ATGGGGTTTAAAAGAGTGGTGTTTCGTGAAAAGAATATCTTTATTAATGCTGTTGAAATATCAAAAGGAATATGTAAATCGAAATTAAACCATGGGGATACAGCTGTAGATTGTACTATGGGAAATGGCAATGATACAGCATTTTTATGCGATTTAGTTGGAGATAATGGGAGAGTTTACGCTTTTGATATCCAAGATGACGCTATACGGAATACCCGTAAAAGACTTCAAGAATTAAAGTTTCATGAACGGGCGCAACTAATTCTTGACGGGCATGAAAATATCGATAAGTATATTAAAGAAAATGTCAGGTTAATCATATTTAATCTCGGGTATCTGCCTAAAGGGGACCATAATATTACGACAAAAAAAGAAACTACCATTAAGGCTGTAGAGAAATGTTTAGGTATATTAGAGCACAATGGTATTATCTTGCTGATTATCTATCCGGGGCATGAGAATGGCAGATTGGAAAAAGAGGTTTTAGAAACATTTACGTCAACGCTTAGCCAAAAAGAATACAATGTTGTTAGAATTAGCTTCGCAAATCAGGTCAATAATCCGCCTGAACTAATTTGCATTGAAAAAGTTTGTCTCAAATAG